The Sinomicrobium kalidii genome contains a region encoding:
- a CDS encoding 3-hydroxyacyl-CoA dehydrogenase family protein, which translates to MKNIAVIGAGTMGNGIAHTFAQFGFKVRLIDISEKALAAGMTTIGKNLDRMIKKEAITEEDKKQTLDNIHTLTDMKKGTAHAELVVEAATENLELKLDIFRKLDECCPEDTILATNTSSISITRIASVTKRPEQVIGMHFMNPVPIMKLVEVIRGYSTSDETTKTVLELSGKLRKTPVEVNDYPGFVANRILMPMINEAVETLHSGVAGVKEIDTVMKLGMAHPMGPLQLADFIGLDVCLSILNVMYDGFKNPKYAPCPLLVNMVTAGKLGIKSGEGFYDYSESKKAEKVSGIFSQKR; encoded by the coding sequence ATGAAAAATATAGCAGTTATCGGCGCCGGAACCATGGGCAACGGTATAGCCCATACTTTTGCACAGTTCGGCTTTAAGGTTCGGCTCATTGACATTTCTGAAAAAGCACTTGCGGCAGGTATGACCACCATAGGTAAAAACCTGGACCGCATGATAAAAAAGGAGGCCATCACCGAGGAAGATAAAAAACAGACTCTGGACAATATCCACACCCTGACGGATATGAAAAAGGGGACAGCGCATGCGGAATTAGTGGTAGAAGCCGCCACAGAAAACCTGGAACTGAAACTGGATATTTTCCGTAAACTGGACGAATGCTGCCCGGAAGACACCATCCTTGCCACAAACACTTCTTCCATTTCCATAACGCGGATAGCTTCTGTAACAAAACGGCCGGAACAAGTGATCGGAATGCACTTTATGAACCCTGTGCCCATTATGAAACTGGTGGAGGTCATCCGCGGATACAGCACCTCCGATGAAACCACCAAAACCGTTCTGGAACTATCGGGAAAACTCCGTAAAACACCGGTTGAAGTCAATGACTATCCGGGCTTTGTGGCCAACCGCATCCTCATGCCGATGATCAACGAGGCTGTTGAAACCCTGCATAGCGGTGTGGCCGGAGTAAAAGAGATTGACACTGTAATGAAACTTGGTATGGCCCACCCCATGGGCCCTCTCCAACTGGCCGATTTTATCGGACTGGATGTATGCCTGTCTATCCTGAATGTGATGTACGACGGGTTCAAAAACCCGAAATACGCCCCCTGCCCCCTGTTGGTAAACATGGTAACCGCAGGCAAACTGGGCATAAAATCAGGCGAAGGGTTTTACGATTATTCCGAAAGCAAAAAAGCCGAAAAGGTATCCGGAATATTTTCGCAGAAAAGATAA
- a CDS encoding OmpA/MotB family protein, which produces MKKAIIVTVLGSVVLTSCVSKKKYVALEDDLSNTRSTLQKTTMEKEELEDKFAKIEARVAEYNAKINSLREESDGKLVQVGDLAVMSNKTKEKMRATLAKVDPQELEKAQTLEDSINLAISYNLKNSITDGSNNEDIDINVDQTVVMINVSDKLLFRSGSYHVNRKAYGLLEKLAKVINSEPSMDVMVEGHTDSQTVKEGAYIKDNWELSVERSTSIIRILQDKYGVNPKQLIAAGRGSNMPLVDNDTPENRAKNRRTRIVIIPNLDKFFALLES; this is translated from the coding sequence ATGAAGAAAGCGATTATTGTAACTGTATTGGGTAGCGTTGTTCTTACTTCGTGTGTTTCCAAGAAGAAATACGTGGCACTTGAAGACGACCTGTCCAATACCAGAAGTACCTTGCAAAAGACCACCATGGAAAAAGAAGAGCTGGAGGACAAATTTGCAAAAATAGAAGCAAGAGTTGCTGAGTACAATGCCAAGATAAACTCGCTCAGAGAAGAAAGTGACGGAAAACTGGTACAAGTGGGCGACCTTGCCGTGATGTCAAACAAGACCAAGGAAAAAATGAGAGCCACACTGGCCAAGGTGGATCCTCAGGAACTGGAAAAGGCCCAGACCCTGGAAGATTCCATCAACCTGGCTATTTCCTATAACCTGAAGAATTCCATTACCGACGGTTCCAACAATGAGGACATCGATATTAATGTAGACCAGACAGTGGTTATGATCAACGTATCCGATAAGCTGTTGTTCCGCAGCGGTAGCTACCACGTGAACCGCAAGGCATACGGACTTTTGGAAAAACTCGCCAAAGTGATCAATTCCGAACCCAGCATGGACGTTATGGTAGAAGGCCATACCGACTCCCAGACTGTTAAAGAAGGGGCTTACATCAAAGACAACTGGGAGCTGAGTGTAGAGCGTTCCACCTCCATTATTCGCATTTTACAGGATAAATACGGTGTAAACCCCAAGCAACTGATTGCTGCGGGAAGGGGGAGCAACATGCCCCTGGTAGATAACGATACTCCGGAAAACAGGGCCAAAAACAGGCGTACAAGGATAGTGATTATCCCTAACCTGGATAAGTTCTTCGCCCTGCTGGAATCTTAA
- a CDS encoding DUF3857 domain-containing protein, translating to MIQPKLLTVLLLFFLPVSHAQNAEKEFTFGSVAPEHLTMSSHEKDTTANALVLYEKGTSKIEKNGFGEPVLSTEIIRRIKIFKKEGLDRATIEIPIRKSLESKEKERFVEAEAISINTDRTVQRLDEKDIFTENVSETHNLVKFTVPNVQEGAVIDYRYKIESPFFYNFRSWMFQWDIPKLYSRFSTSIPANYKYNIKLTGFLKLDHKEAVLKKDCFYFQGLGTADCAVSTYIMKDIPAFKEEDYMTSKYNYLSSINYELETFEGFDGMEKKFTRSWKDVDKEIKYREEIGRQARKTSYFKRLIPPEVSVLPQGVEKAKKIYYSLQEQLFWNKKNYIFTRVDVKDAFKRKSGSNAELNLILLNFLKASGFKAEFMLLSTRNNGFATKLYPIISDFNYLVVKLDIEKMSFLLDITDKNLPFGVLPFRALNGYGRVMDMDNGSYWQNITPVNNTQTYVTTRIIFSEDEPAKIRTREVCSWYHALSKRKKVQDIPEKEYMESLRDRYDKEGVFVLDEYTMHNKKDPEKQFVEDYSFRMAETPVSDILFFNPFVVEKVKENPFTLDERTYPVDFGYPFSYIHLITIDFGEHYQLKEIPKSKIMKLPDNSGNLTYKTSRNGNTLMLNVRLSLKKPLYSPVEYEGLKKIYSELISLQHKQPVVLERKL from the coding sequence ATGATCCAGCCAAAATTACTCACCGTTCTATTACTGTTCTTTCTTCCTGTTTCTCACGCACAAAATGCCGAAAAGGAATTTACCTTTGGCAGTGTGGCACCGGAGCACCTGACCATGTCCAGCCATGAAAAGGACACCACAGCAAATGCCCTTGTCCTGTATGAAAAAGGAACCTCCAAAATCGAAAAGAACGGATTTGGAGAGCCCGTCCTCTCCACGGAAATTATCCGGCGAATCAAAATATTTAAAAAAGAGGGCCTGGACCGGGCCACTATAGAAATTCCAATTCGAAAATCGCTGGAAAGCAAGGAAAAGGAACGTTTTGTAGAAGCCGAAGCGATTTCCATAAACACAGACCGCACCGTGCAGAGGCTGGATGAAAAGGACATTTTTACCGAAAATGTCAGCGAAACCCATAACCTGGTCAAATTCACGGTCCCGAACGTACAGGAAGGCGCAGTGATCGATTACAGGTACAAGATAGAGTCTCCCTTTTTCTACAATTTCAGATCCTGGATGTTTCAATGGGACATTCCCAAACTATACAGCAGGTTTTCCACCAGTATTCCTGCGAATTACAAATACAATATAAAGCTGACCGGCTTTTTAAAACTCGACCATAAAGAAGCTGTACTGAAAAAGGACTGTTTTTACTTTCAGGGACTGGGCACTGCCGACTGTGCGGTCAGTACTTACATCATGAAAGATATTCCCGCGTTTAAGGAAGAAGATTACATGACCTCCAAATACAACTACCTGTCTTCCATAAACTATGAACTTGAAACCTTTGAAGGTTTTGACGGCATGGAAAAAAAGTTTACCCGGAGCTGGAAGGATGTGGACAAGGAAATCAAGTACCGGGAAGAAATCGGCAGGCAGGCCAGGAAAACATCGTATTTCAAAAGACTGATCCCCCCGGAGGTCTCTGTGCTGCCACAGGGAGTGGAAAAGGCCAAAAAAATATACTATTCCCTGCAGGAGCAACTGTTCTGGAATAAGAAAAATTATATCTTCACCCGGGTCGACGTCAAGGATGCTTTCAAAAGAAAATCGGGCAGCAATGCCGAACTCAATCTTATCCTCCTTAATTTTTTAAAGGCAAGCGGGTTTAAAGCGGAGTTTATGCTGCTGTCTACCCGTAACAACGGATTTGCCACGAAGTTATACCCCATCATTTCCGATTTTAATTACCTGGTAGTGAAACTGGATATTGAAAAAATGAGTTTTTTACTGGACATCACCGATAAGAACCTGCCCTTTGGCGTACTCCCTTTCCGGGCACTCAATGGCTACGGAAGGGTTATGGATATGGACAACGGAAGTTACTGGCAGAACATTACTCCCGTGAACAATACACAAACCTATGTAACCACACGGATTATATTTTCTGAAGACGAGCCTGCAAAAATAAGGACCCGAGAAGTGTGTTCCTGGTATCACGCCTTGTCCAAAAGAAAGAAAGTGCAGGATATCCCGGAAAAAGAGTATATGGAATCCCTCCGGGACCGGTATGACAAGGAAGGTGTCTTTGTCCTGGACGAATACACCATGCACAACAAGAAAGACCCGGAAAAACAATTTGTTGAGGACTATTCGTTCCGCATGGCCGAAACCCCGGTCTCTGACATCTTGTTTTTCAATCCGTTCGTAGTGGAGAAAGTAAAGGAGAACCCCTTTACCCTGGACGAAAGAACCTATCCCGTGGATTTTGGCTACCCTTTTTCATACATTCACCTGATCACCATAGACTTCGGGGAGCATTATCAACTCAAGGAAATACCGAAGAGCAAAATAATGAAACTGCCGGATAACTCGGGGAACCTGACTTACAAGACTTCCCGGAACGGAAATACACTTATGCTCAATGTACGTCTGAGCCTGAAAAAGCCCCTGTACAGCCCGGTGGAATACGAAGGGTTGAAAAAAATATATTCGGAACTCATATCTTTACAACATAAACAACCTGTCGTATTAGAACGAAAACTGTGA
- a CDS encoding ion transporter: protein MKETKSRYEIWKQKAHIVIYGTNTPAGRWFDICILILILLSILVVMLESVEEIDRKYHDILLITEWIITILFTIEYFMRIITMKNPWKYILSFYGIIDLVAILPMYLSYFVTGTHVLATVRSLRLLRVFRIMKLMRFIGEASQLRTALKASRTKIAVFLYAVLIISVVIGSLMFVIEGEENGFTSIPRSIYWTIVTLTTVGYGDIAPQTELGQFIAVFIMILGYGIIAVPTGIVTVEYAKSRPQESDKTILQEESPKICNQCNTENYNTKARYCYHCGNPLFLPERDVREP, encoded by the coding sequence GTGAAAGAAACCAAGTCAAGATACGAAATATGGAAGCAAAAGGCCCATATTGTCATATATGGTACCAATACACCGGCCGGGAGGTGGTTTGATATTTGTATACTCATATTGATACTTCTCAGTATTCTGGTGGTAATGCTGGAAAGTGTTGAAGAGATCGACCGCAAATACCACGATATCCTGCTCATCACCGAATGGATTATCACCATACTGTTTACCATAGAGTATTTCATGCGTATAATCACTATGAAGAACCCCTGGAAGTATATACTTAGCTTCTACGGAATCATTGACCTGGTGGCCATACTTCCCATGTATCTCTCCTATTTTGTTACCGGCACCCATGTATTAGCCACAGTTCGTTCGCTGCGCTTGTTGCGTGTATTTCGTATTATGAAACTCATGCGGTTTATCGGAGAAGCTTCCCAGTTGAGAACTGCCCTTAAAGCAAGCCGCACCAAAATAGCAGTCTTCCTGTACGCGGTACTTATTATTTCCGTCGTTATCGGTTCTCTCATGTTTGTCATAGAAGGCGAAGAAAACGGGTTTACCAGTATTCCCAGGAGCATTTACTGGACTATTGTAACACTTACCACCGTGGGATATGGTGACATTGCACCCCAAACCGAACTCGGGCAGTTTATCGCCGTATTTATTATGATACTGGGGTATGGTATAATTGCCGTACCTACAGGCATAGTTACCGTTGAGTACGCAAAATCGCGGCCACAGGAAAGCGACAAAACAATCCTTCAAGAGGAAAGTCCGAAGATATGTAACCAATGCAATACTGAAAATTACAACACAAAAGCCCGGTATTGTTATCACTGTGGAAACCCACTGTTCCTGCCGGAAAGGGATGTCCGGGAACCGTAG
- a CDS encoding DUF1015 domain-containing protein, with amino-acid sequence MATIHPFKAVRPTKDKASLVASRSYESYSKKEREARLKYNPYCFLHIINPGYKYHREVSGENRFKLVRNRYLEFREDHIFIQDETPSFYIYKQKTRKHTFCGILGGASAEDYKNNVIKKHEATIQSREELFMEYLKTVGFNTEPVLLTYPDNNLIDNIVNEVTSTDAEYEFTTTDRVTHYLWKLSDPEKISAVQEEFGNMGDVYIADGHHRSASSYLLAENLKKENPGHTGREAYNFFMSFFIPESNLKIYEFNRMIKGLNGLSKEDFLIKLDEWYRIENRGSELYLPSKKHHFTMYLDGEFYSLYLRKTIYDFTDSLSTLDTQLLYKTVLDPILGIKDLRNDDRIAYGCGKNNVVEMKSLIDKGKYTVGFGMLPVTMEEIKKIADEGLQMPPKSTYIDPKLRSGITIYEF; translated from the coding sequence ATGGCAACAATACATCCCTTCAAAGCTGTTCGTCCCACCAAAGACAAGGCAAGCCTGGTGGCCTCCCGTTCTTATGAAAGCTATTCCAAAAAGGAAAGAGAAGCACGGTTAAAATACAACCCGTATTGCTTTTTGCACATTATAAATCCCGGTTATAAATATCACCGGGAAGTCTCCGGGGAAAACCGTTTTAAACTCGTGCGGAACAGATATCTCGAATTCCGGGAAGACCACATTTTTATACAGGATGAAACCCCCTCTTTCTACATCTATAAACAGAAGACCAGAAAACATACGTTCTGTGGTATTTTGGGAGGGGCAAGTGCAGAAGATTACAAAAACAATGTCATTAAAAAGCACGAAGCCACCATACAATCCCGCGAAGAGTTGTTTATGGAGTACCTGAAAACGGTAGGGTTTAATACGGAACCGGTCCTGCTCACCTATCCGGACAATAACCTTATTGACAATATTGTAAATGAGGTTACTTCAACCGATGCTGAATATGAATTTACAACAACGGACAGGGTAACACATTATCTCTGGAAGCTTTCCGACCCGGAAAAGATAAGTGCCGTTCAAGAGGAATTCGGGAACATGGGCGATGTGTATATCGCAGACGGGCACCACCGGTCGGCATCTTCGTATTTACTGGCGGAAAATCTGAAGAAAGAGAATCCGGGACATACAGGCAGGGAAGCATATAACTTTTTTATGAGTTTCTTTATACCCGAATCCAACCTGAAGATCTACGAGTTTAACCGTATGATAAAGGGATTGAACGGACTTTCCAAAGAAGATTTCCTCATAAAACTGGACGAATGGTACCGTATTGAAAACCGGGGATCGGAGCTTTACCTGCCGTCAAAAAAACACCACTTTACGATGTACCTGGACGGTGAATTCTATTCGCTCTACCTAAGGAAGACGATTTACGACTTTACCGACTCCCTGAGTACGCTGGACACACAGTTGCTTTACAAGACCGTTCTGGACCCGATACTCGGCATAAAAGACCTCCGTAACGACGATCGTATCGCCTACGGTTGCGGCAAAAACAATGTTGTGGAAATGAAATCGTTAATTGACAAAGGCAAATATACGGTTGGTTTCGGCATGCTGCCCGTAACCATGGAGGAAATAAAGAAAATAGCGGACGAAGGCCTTCAAATGCCTCCCAAGAGCACTTATATCGATCCCAAACTGCGGAGTGGAATAACAATCTATGAATTTTAA
- a CDS encoding exonuclease domain-containing protein: MYAILDIETTGGQYNEEGITEIAIYKYDGHKVTDRFISLVNPEREIQPFVVNLTGINNTMLRSAPKFYEVAKRIVEITEDCILVAHNAQFDYRILRTEFQRLGFEYQRKTICTVELSQKLIPEADSYSLGKLVRSLGIPVSDRHRASGDAQATVKLFKLLLAKDQSKEIVRASIKSENTGTLSPKLLNIVEQLPEKVGVYYIHREDGGIIYIGKSKNIKRRVNQHFARTAKKARLIQKEVVAVTYEETGNELIALLKENEEIKKNQPKYNRSRKRKLFAYGLFQQKNEHGYTELFTDRLKNNRSSALRKPVATFTSIHEAKNTLYKLTEEFELCNKLTGLSDAKKHCFNYSIQKCKGACINLESTGEYNERAENAVKKYSYPHNNMLIIDKGRETGERSVVMIEKSEFKGIAFYDLNYQINNIDILKQVLTPMKNNADARHIIQMYLRKNNGYKIIEYSQK; this comes from the coding sequence ATGTACGCTATTTTAGACATAGAAACCACAGGAGGACAATACAACGAAGAAGGCATTACGGAAATTGCCATTTACAAATATGACGGACATAAGGTAACGGACCGTTTTATCAGCCTGGTCAACCCGGAACGGGAAATACAGCCTTTTGTAGTCAACCTGACGGGAATCAACAATACCATGCTAAGATCGGCCCCGAAGTTTTATGAAGTGGCCAAGCGGATCGTGGAGATAACGGAGGACTGTATCCTCGTAGCCCACAACGCCCAATTCGATTACCGGATATTGCGGACGGAGTTTCAACGGCTGGGTTTCGAGTACCAAAGGAAAACCATATGCACCGTGGAACTTTCACAAAAACTCATCCCGGAAGCAGATTCCTACAGCCTGGGCAAACTGGTACGTTCGCTCGGCATCCCGGTTAGCGATAGACACCGGGCCAGCGGGGATGCACAGGCCACAGTAAAGCTCTTTAAGCTGCTCCTTGCCAAGGACCAGTCCAAAGAGATCGTCAGGGCAAGTATAAAATCAGAAAACACGGGCACCCTTTCCCCCAAACTCCTTAATATTGTTGAACAACTCCCGGAAAAGGTAGGCGTTTATTACATTCACAGGGAAGACGGGGGCATTATTTACATAGGCAAGAGCAAGAACATAAAGCGTCGGGTCAATCAACACTTTGCCCGGACGGCCAAAAAGGCAAGGCTTATCCAGAAAGAGGTCGTAGCCGTGACCTATGAAGAAACCGGGAACGAACTGATAGCCCTGCTCAAGGAAAATGAAGAAATAAAAAAGAACCAGCCCAAATACAACCGGTCCAGAAAGCGAAAACTGTTCGCTTACGGCCTGTTTCAGCAAAAAAACGAACACGGTTACACCGAATTGTTCACCGACCGGCTGAAAAACAACCGCTCTTCGGCACTGAGAAAACCCGTAGCCACCTTTACTTCAATCCACGAAGCAAAAAATACGCTGTACAAACTCACCGAAGAGTTTGAGCTGTGCAATAAACTCACCGGATTGTCGGATGCCAAAAAACACTGTTTCAACTACTCCATCCAAAAATGCAAGGGGGCCTGTATAAACCTGGAATCGACCGGAGAATACAACGAACGGGCAGAAAACGCAGTAAAAAAATACAGTTACCCACACAACAACATGCTTATCATCGACAAGGGAAGAGAAACCGGAGAGCGGAGTGTTGTGATGATCGAAAAATCTGAATTCAAAGGTATTGCGTTTTATGATTTAAACTATCAGATTAACAATATAGATATCCTGAAACAAGTCCTTACCCCCATGAAAAACAATGCCGACGCCAGGCATATTATTCAAATGTACCTGCGCAAGAACAACGGGTATAAGATCATCGAATATTCACAAAAATGA
- a CDS encoding Gfo/Idh/MocA family protein: MLKAGVLGAGHLGKIHLRLLNQSDKYELAGFYDPNQKNAHKVSKEFGYTSFSSVDELIDAVDVVDIVTPTLSHYDCAKKALEKGKHIFIEKPIANTIEEAEEIIALAEKHGVKGQVGHVERFNPAFTAVKDKISNPMFIETHRLAEFNPRGTDVPVVLDLMIHDIDIILSLVNSPVKHINASGVSVISNSPDIANARIEFENGCVANLTASRISLKNMRKSRFFQRDAYISVDFLEKQVEVVKMKDAPKTSDEFALILQNAEGIKKQIYFENPKIVPNNAILDELETFADAIANNTTPIVTLSQGKNALKVAMEIIASF; the protein is encoded by the coding sequence ATGCTTAAAGCCGGAGTTCTGGGTGCCGGGCACCTGGGAAAAATTCACCTGCGATTACTCAATCAATCCGACAAATACGAGTTGGCCGGTTTCTACGACCCCAACCAGAAAAATGCGCACAAAGTTTCCAAAGAATTCGGATATACTTCGTTTTCTTCTGTAGACGAGCTGATCGATGCCGTTGATGTCGTAGATATCGTAACCCCTACCCTTTCCCATTACGACTGCGCTAAAAAGGCCCTTGAAAAAGGCAAACATATTTTCATAGAAAAACCCATTGCCAATACCATTGAAGAAGCCGAAGAAATCATAGCACTTGCCGAAAAACACGGCGTTAAGGGACAGGTGGGCCATGTGGAACGGTTCAATCCGGCCTTTACCGCAGTGAAGGACAAGATCAGCAATCCCATGTTTATAGAAACGCATCGCCTTGCGGAATTCAATCCCAGGGGCACCGATGTTCCTGTGGTGCTGGACCTGATGATACACGATATTGATATTATCCTGAGCCTCGTCAATTCCCCGGTAAAGCACATCAATGCCAGCGGCGTTTCGGTCATCAGCAATTCCCCGGATATCGCCAATGCCCGTATTGAGTTTGAAAACGGATGTGTGGCCAACCTTACGGCGAGCAGGATCTCCCTGAAAAACATGCGTAAATCCCGGTTTTTCCAGCGCGACGCCTACATTTCCGTGGATTTCCTGGAAAAACAGGTGGAAGTGGTGAAAATGAAGGACGCCCCGAAGACCTCTGATGAATTTGCCCTGATCCTCCAAAATGCGGAAGGTATAAAAAAACAGATTTATTTCGAAAACCCCAAGATAGTTCCCAATAACGCTATCCTGGACGAACTGGAGACTTTTGCCGATGCCATTGCGAACAATACCACCCCTATTGTTACCCTGTCACAAGGGAAGAATGCACTGAAAGTGGCCATGGAAATCATTGCGAGTTTTTGA
- a CDS encoding YggS family pyridoxal phosphate-dependent enzyme, whose amino-acid sequence MSISENLRNLKNELPEHVSLVAVSKTKPVSDLMEAYRAGQRIFGENKVQEMTEKWQEMPKDVEWHMIGHVQRNKVKYMAEYVSLIHGVDSLKLLKEIEKQAGKHQRVIPCLLQIHIAEEETKFGMDEGEAMALLQSEEVQAMKHVKIIGFMGMATFTEDQAQIKKEFQTLKALFDKVSAERPEIQVLSMGMSGDYVTAVACGSTMVRIGNSIFGARNYH is encoded by the coding sequence ATGAGCATATCCGAAAACCTCAGAAACCTGAAGAACGAACTTCCCGAACACGTCAGCCTGGTTGCGGTATCCAAGACCAAGCCCGTAAGTGACCTTATGGAAGCTTACCGGGCAGGGCAACGGATCTTCGGAGAAAATAAGGTCCAGGAAATGACCGAAAAATGGCAGGAAATGCCCAAAGATGTGGAGTGGCACATGATCGGTCATGTACAACGGAACAAGGTAAAATACATGGCCGAATACGTTTCCCTCATACACGGTGTGGACAGCCTGAAACTCCTGAAGGAAATCGAAAAACAGGCCGGAAAACATCAAAGGGTCATTCCGTGTCTCCTGCAAATTCACATTGCGGAAGAAGAGACCAAATTCGGGATGGATGAAGGAGAAGCCATGGCCCTGTTACAATCCGAAGAAGTACAGGCCATGAAACACGTAAAGATCATCGGGTTTATGGGCATGGCCACATTTACAGAAGATCAGGCCCAGATAAAAAAGGAATTTCAGACACTCAAAGCCCTTTTCGACAAAGTTTCCGCCGAAAGACCGGAAATACAGGTCCTTTCAATGGGAATGAGCGGTGATTATGTCACGGCCGTGGCATGTGGCAGCACAATGGTTCGGATAGGAAATAGTATATTTGGAGCGCGAAATTATCATTGA
- the miaA gene encoding tRNA (adenosine(37)-N6)-dimethylallyltransferase MiaA: protein MKTENTKYLITVVGPTAIGKTALAIQIARHFRTAVLSSDSRQFYREMHIGTAVPSPEELQAAPHYFIQHKSIHDNYSVGDFEREALDTLGKLFRNNQVVVMAGGSGLYVTAVLKGLDEFPEVDPKIREQLNRDLEEKGITYLQKQLEELDPVYYNRVDRENPHRLIRALEICVGTQKPYSAFLSQPTKKREFTPVTIGLTAERKTIYEQINRRVDIMMENGLLQEAESLLPYKQLNALQTVGYKELFAYFEGHCTLKSAISEIKKNTRRFAKRQLTWFRKQDNIIWFDHKDGTGNIFEYLSSRMSKD, encoded by the coding sequence TTGAAAACGGAAAACACCAAATACCTGATTACAGTAGTAGGTCCGACGGCTATCGGAAAAACCGCCCTGGCCATTCAAATAGCCCGGCATTTCCGGACTGCGGTCCTCTCTTCCGATTCCCGGCAGTTTTACAGGGAAATGCACATCGGTACAGCTGTGCCTTCTCCGGAGGAATTACAGGCAGCGCCCCACTATTTCATTCAGCACAAAAGTATTCACGACAATTATTCGGTGGGAGATTTTGAAAGGGAAGCCCTGGATACACTCGGCAAACTCTTCCGTAACAATCAGGTGGTGGTGATGGCCGGTGGCAGCGGACTGTATGTCACTGCCGTGCTTAAAGGACTGGACGAGTTCCCCGAAGTAGATCCGAAAATCCGTGAACAACTCAACAGGGACCTTGAAGAAAAGGGCATTACCTACCTCCAAAAACAACTGGAAGAACTGGACCCCGTTTATTACAACCGTGTGGACCGTGAAAACCCGCACCGGCTTATCCGGGCACTGGAAATATGTGTGGGAACACAAAAGCCCTATTCCGCTTTTCTGTCGCAACCAACAAAAAAAAGGGAATTTACCCCGGTAACCATAGGCCTGACCGCAGAACGAAAAACGATCTACGAACAGATCAACCGCAGGGTGGATATTATGATGGAAAACGGACTGTTACAGGAAGCTGAATCCCTTCTCCCCTACAAACAGCTCAACGCATTGCAAACTGTAGGATATAAGGAGTTATTTGCCTATTTCGAAGGTCATTGTACGCTGAAATCTGCCATATCGGAAATCAAAAAAAATACCCGCCGCTTTGCCAAACGCCAGCTTACCTGGTTCCGGAAACAGGACAATATAATCTGGTTTGATCATAAAGACGGCACCGGCAACATCTTTGAATACCTCTCCTCCCGTATGAGCAAGGATTGA